From a single Centropristis striata isolate RG_2023a ecotype Rhode Island chromosome 14, C.striata_1.0, whole genome shotgun sequence genomic region:
- the ddah2 gene encoding N(G),N(G)-dimethylarginine dimethylaminohydrolase 2 has product MANICSYGRFTHAVVRGIPETFGKTEGDGRENGESSVDLAKAQRQFGCLTGALRQKVGLQLIEIPPDPELPESWRIEDVAVIQGDTALITRPFKQQRRSEVEAVRRVMSELNLTVVEMGAEEGDTGGATLEGSDVLFTGREFFVGISSHTNHRGAEVLADTFRDFAVSTVPVCGGARLRNICSMGGPDTIIISNSDGAKKTLRMMEQLTDHHYEVLTVPEESAANCIYIKGPSKLDFLLHRPAEECPDSVSAFQKLQDYTLLPTACSEASKLGASLSSLCLLINRKHTYF; this is encoded by the exons ATGGCTAACATTTGCTCATATGGCCGCTTCACCCACGCCGTGGTGCGGGGCATCCCAGAGACCTTTGGGAAGACAGAAGGAGACGGTCGTGAGAACGGGGAGTCCTCGGTGGACCTGGCTAAAGCTCAGCGTCAGTTCGGCTGCCTGACAGGAGCTCTGAGGCAGAAAGTGGGCCTGCAACTGATTGAGATCCCCCCTGACCCCGAGCTGCCAGAGAGCTGGAGGATAGAGGACGTGGCCGTCATCCAGGGAGACACAGCGCTCATCACCAGGCCCTTCAAACAGCAGAGACGCAGCGAG GTGGAGGCTGTGAGGAGAGTGATGTCCGAGCTGAACCTGACCGTGGTGGAGATGGGGGCCGAGGAGGGCGACACTGGAGGCGCCACGCTGGAGGGCAGCGACGTCCTCTTCACGGGGAGGGAGTTCTTTGTCGGCATCTCATCCCACACCAACCACAGAGGGGCAGAAGTCCTGGCAGACACGTTCAGG GACTTTGCTGTGTCCACCGTCCCCGTCTGCGGTGGAGCTCGACTGAGAAACATCTGCTCAATGGGAGGGCCCGACACAATCATCATCAGCAACAGTGACGGGGCCAAGAAGACACTCAGA aTGATGGAGCAGCTGACTGATCACCACTATGAAGTCCTCACTGTTCCCGAGGAATCAGCAGCAAACTGCATCTACATCAAAGGTCCGTCCAAACTGGACTTCCTGCTCCACCGGCCCGCAGAGGAATGTCCCGACAGCGTCTCT GCTTTCCAAAAGCTCCAGGACTATACCCTCCTGCCAACAGCCTGTAGCGAGGCGTCCAAACTGGGAGCGTCTCTGTCCTCGCTTTGCCTCCTCatcaacagaaaacacacatatttcTGA
- the ppt2b gene encoding lysosomal thioesterase PPT2 has product MKGSSFGFSSRRRRRSSGAAGLLYPLLGACLWAAVSGYKPVIIVHGLFDSSGDFINLQRFINESHPGTNVTVIDLFDRSASLQPMWKQVEGFKAAIYPIMQNAADGVHFICYSQGGLVCRGILSTLSDHNVESFISLSSPQAGQYGDTDYLRYLFPQFVKSNLFHLCYTSIGQRISICNYWNDPHHRDLYVNSSEYLALLNSERPNPNSTEWKKNFLRIKKLVLIGGPDDGVITPWQSSQFGFYDDNETVVEMQHQDVYLRDVFGLKTLGARGDLILCSVPGVEHVYWHSNETVFHLCMEKWLV; this is encoded by the exons ATGAAGGGCTCCAGTTTTGGTTTTTCAAGccggaggaggcggaggagcaGCGGGGCGGCCGGGCTGCTGTACCCGCTGCTCGGTGCGTGTCTCTGGGCTGCGGTGTCCGGGTACAAGCCGGTGATCATAGTGCACGGTCTGTTCGACAGCTCAGGGGATTTTATAAACTTACAGCGTTTCATTAACGAG TCTCATCCTGGAACAAATGTCACGGTCATCGACTTGTTCGACAGAAGCGCCAGCCTGCAGCCCATGTGGAAGCAGGTGGAGGGATTCAAGGCAGCTATTTACCCAATAATGCAAAACGCGGCGGACGGGGTCCACTTCATCTGCTACTCTCAAG GTGGGCTGGTCTGCAGAGGAATCCTCTCCACTCTGTCCGACCACAACGTCGAATCTTTCATCTCTCTGTCTTCGCCTCAGGCCGGACAGTACGGAG ACACAGACTACTTGAGGTACCTCTTCCCACAGTTTGTAAAGTCAAACCTCTTCCACCTCTGCTACACGTCGATAGGTCAGAGGATCTCCATCTGCAACTACTGGAACG ACCCTCACCACAGAGACCTGTACGTGAACAGCAGTGAATATTTAGCTCTGCTCAACAGCGAGAGACCCAATCCAAACTCAACAG AGTGGAAGAAGAACTTCCTCAGAATCAAGAAGCTGGTGCTGATCGGAGGTCCAGACGATGGAGTCATCACTCCGTGGCAGTCGAG TCAGTTTGGATTTTATGACGACAACGAGACTGTCGTGGAAATGCAGCACCAAGAT GTGTATCTAAGGGATGTTTTCGGCCTGAAGACGCTGGGGGCTCGTGGCGATCTGATCCTCTGTTCTGTTCCCGGAGTCGAACACGTGTACTGGCACTCGAACGAGACGGTGTTCCACCTGTGCATGGAGAAGTGGCTGGTTTAA
- the rps5 gene encoding 40S ribosomal protein S5, with translation MTEWETAPAVAESPEIKLFGKWSTDDVQINDISLQDYIAVKEKYAKYLPHSGGRYAAKRFRKAQCPIVERLTNSMMMHGRNNGKKLMTVRIVKHAFEIIHLLTGENPLQVLVNAIINSGPREDSTRIGRAGTVRRQAVDVSPLRRVNQAIWLLCTGAREAAFRNIKTIAECLADELINAAKGSSNSYAIKKKDELERVAKSNR, from the exons A TGACTGAGTGGGAGACTGCCCCAGCTGTGGCCGAGTCCCCAGAGATCAAACTCTTCGGCAAGTGGAGCACCGACGATGTCCAGATCAATGACATCTCCCTGCAG GATTACATTGCTGTGAAAGAGAAGTACGCCAAGTACCTGCCACACTCTGGTGGACGTTATGCCGCCAAGCGTTTCCGCAAGGCCCAGTGCCCCATCGTGGAGCGTCTGACCAACTCCATGATGATGCACGGCCGCAACAACGGCAAGAAACTGATGACCGTGCGCATCGTTAAGCACGCCTTTGAGATCATCCACCTGCTGACCGGAGAG AATCCCCTCCAGGTCTTGGTCAACGCCATCATCAACAGCGGACCCCGTGAGGACTCCACCCGTATCGGTCGTGCTGGTACCGTCAGGAGGCAGGCTGTGGACGTGTCGCCCCTCCGCAGAGTGAACCAG GCCATCTGGCTGCTGTGCACAGGAGCAAGAGAAGCTGCATTCAGGAACATCAAGACCATTGCTGAGTGCCTGGCTGACGAGCTGATCAACGCTGCTAAA GGTTCATCTAACTCTTACGCCATCAAGAAGAAAGACGAGTTGGAGAGAGTTGCCAAGTCCAACCGTTAA